The Sulfurospirillum halorespirans DSM 13726 genome has a window encoding:
- a CDS encoding NAD(P)/FAD-dependent oxidoreductase codes for MSRIAIIGAGASGLVCAIEASRKGHSVTLFEKNSKVGRKILATGNGKCNISNEKISIERYHGESASFAKEALRRFDTFTCKTFFRTLGLEMREGEEGRLYPMSHQASSVVDMLLHEVRSLHVNIVLESEVTKIEKKDATFVLHVNAQTHIFDACVIATGSVAMPTLGSSGSGYGFAKTLGHSVIEPYPSLVQFVCDEPHLKEVSGVKMDANVELYIDNQKCQSVQGDLLFTAYGLSGSAILDLSRKASHALVNHESVHVVLDLFPTLSREALTSLLQKRLCVAKDKSLSLWLEGMIPKKLAHFIIENTKITHIKEASSLGAKEIKKIVFALKALRLHVRATKGFESAEVCAGGVDVRELDAKNLMSKKIANLYFCGEVLDIDGDCGGFNLHFAWASGYVVGQSLH; via the coding sequence ATGAGTCGTATTGCCATCATTGGAGCGGGAGCATCTGGGCTTGTCTGCGCCATCGAAGCTTCCCGCAAAGGACATAGCGTCACGCTGTTTGAAAAAAACAGCAAAGTTGGGCGCAAAATCCTCGCCACCGGCAATGGCAAATGCAATATCTCCAATGAAAAAATCAGCATCGAGCGCTATCATGGCGAATCTGCAAGCTTTGCCAAAGAGGCGCTGAGACGTTTTGACACCTTTACATGTAAAACGTTTTTTCGCACGTTAGGACTGGAAATGCGCGAGGGCGAAGAGGGCCGTCTCTACCCGATGAGCCATCAAGCGTCCAGTGTGGTCGACATGCTGTTGCATGAAGTGAGGTCTTTACATGTAAACATTGTGCTGGAATCTGAAGTGACCAAAATCGAGAAAAAAGATGCCACATTTGTTTTACATGTAAACGCTCAAACGCACATTTTTGATGCCTGCGTGATTGCCACAGGAAGCGTTGCGATGCCAACCCTTGGGAGTTCTGGCAGTGGATATGGTTTTGCAAAAACTTTGGGACACAGCGTCATTGAGCCGTACCCTTCCTTGGTGCAGTTTGTGTGCGATGAGCCGCATCTCAAAGAGGTGAGCGGTGTGAAGATGGACGCAAATGTCGAGCTTTACATCGACAACCAAAAATGCCAAAGCGTGCAGGGCGATCTGCTTTTTACCGCGTACGGGCTCTCAGGTTCGGCGATTTTAGATCTAAGTCGCAAAGCGTCTCATGCGTTGGTTAACCATGAATCCGTGCATGTCGTGCTCGATCTTTTTCCCACGCTTTCGCGTGAAGCATTGACCTCTCTGCTTCAAAAAAGACTGTGTGTTGCCAAAGACAAATCGCTCTCGTTGTGGCTTGAGGGGATGATTCCTAAAAAATTAGCCCATTTTATCATCGAAAACACAAAAATAACGCATATCAAAGAGGCATCTTCTTTGGGAGCGAAAGAGATCAAAAAGATCGTCTTTGCTTTGAAAGCACTGCGTTTACATGTAAGGGCGACCAAGGGATTTGAAAGTGCGGAAGTGTGCGCAGGTGGCGTGGATGTACGAGAATTAGACGCTAAAAATCTAATGTCAAAAAAGATAGCCAATCTCTATTTCTGTGGCGAAGTTTTGGACATTGATGGCGATTGTGGAGGGTTTAACCTTCATTTTGCATGGGCTTCGGGTTATGTGGTCGGACAATCTTTGCATTGA
- a CDS encoding alpha/beta hydrolase, with protein sequence MKTFFALLCMVLLCGCASSSLSIASLQAPFFTPETLPTSLPLKAQHRHLNATEPLWIVIEGDGYAWKSASIPSSNPTPHDPVGWRLATSIHADNVLYLARPCQYLNEIELQACSVSDWTDGRFAQKWVLIMNEAISTIKARYGYSEIILVGYSGGGTMAALLATRRNDVSLLISVASPLDVSAWSAYHRVSPLLQSLDPSDERAKLSTIAQIHIVGQNDKVVPPLLAREFISGYVSSKKARIIEVEADHTMRLPLDLVEIRRSFLNSIDAQDNPL encoded by the coding sequence ATGAAAACATTTTTCGCTCTTTTGTGTATGGTTCTGCTGTGTGGTTGCGCAAGCTCTTCGCTTTCGATCGCATCGCTTCAAGCTCCCTTTTTTACCCCTGAAACACTTCCAACATCGCTTCCCCTAAAAGCGCAACATCGCCATCTCAATGCCACAGAGCCTCTTTGGATCGTGATCGAAGGTGATGGGTATGCGTGGAAAAGCGCTTCGATTCCTTCTTCTAACCCAACTCCGCATGATCCTGTGGGCTGGAGATTGGCTACGTCCATTCATGCGGACAATGTGCTCTATCTTGCGCGTCCATGCCAATATTTGAATGAAATAGAGCTCCAAGCGTGCAGTGTCAGTGACTGGACGGATGGACGGTTTGCGCAAAAATGGGTTCTGATAATGAACGAAGCGATCTCCACCATCAAAGCACGCTATGGTTACTCCGAGATTATTTTGGTGGGCTATTCGGGTGGAGGGACGATGGCAGCACTCTTAGCGACAAGGCGCAATGATGTCAGTTTGCTGATAAGTGTGGCTTCGCCTTTGGACGTAAGTGCGTGGAGTGCGTATCATCGTGTTTCGCCTCTTTTGCAATCGCTTGATCCTAGCGATGAGCGTGCTAAACTCTCGACTATTGCGCAGATTCATATCGTGGGACAAAATGACAAGGTTGTGCCACCTTTGTTGGCGCGAGAGTTTATCTCAGGGTATGTGAGTTCGAAAAAAGCGCGTATCATCGAAGTGGAGGCAGACCATACGATGCGTCTGCCTCTGGATCTTGTGGAAATTAGAAGGTCATTCTTAAACTCAATTGATGCGCAAGATAATCCTCTTTAG
- a CDS encoding autotransporter outer membrane beta-barrel domain-containing protein: MIRYSRYALLSLTLSATLLHATDFTIASNTTSTSAISILTGTSTVTLQEDATLLVSSGRAIDSSAGTPNITISIAEGAVIEASGGSSSEAIRFDRAATTFILNNEGSIIQSGTALDGSRAIKADKNFSVGGTINNGSAIGSSALISASNNDAIRIGSNVTLNNYGTIISTGIVNTKDADGSHDDISAYDGVAVEDDRTNAVINNWGTISGPRHGIDLGDGSSATITNYATGVITGNNGSGVGSDSTATVINYGTITGSYAGAWNVYTGNDPTSLNGDGDGVDIDGIATITNYGTIQGLGAGGVDSSGYANGAEGIAAGGGTITNYAGAMIYGQSVGILIDDGANGTVMSSGRGTSTAVGGAAIITNSGTIQGATKAAIGLVGDYDDVIVNNATGVIIGGSSAVLVDALSSTTAGAAIQMGAGDDTLTNYGAITGQNGLAIDLGSGDDTLSLLGGTISGTIVGGLGDDTVVLGSAQTLSARTSLSGFENLTTQSGAILETRLSGTSAETLSFSGTVTLADGTIIKPVIVGSVSNGLNSTILTAGTLNANVSQLSILDTSALVNFSLSQTGNDLIVTSTYDTTTLNAMSSNNQALFNALGSDDSSSLLNSLYALSSNEEVKNAMKQLSPTTNNSVAQTVNVAQNTLFGAFSHRMNNVSSPTQSGLSAGDEAEGTYWMEILGNTAKQKSYKGSDGYRVDAVGVALGHELELSSTEIFGLSGGYTGAKSYGRDESQGDNTSINSLHVGAYYGKTDQDYTLNSSVIGTFNHYNGKRAVSFSGFDETEESSYNGYALGALVEAGIPLKGGFKPLIGAQYSYNWTQSYTEKGGSGALHVNANDASSIKSIVGAEYAYRDGNDATYLVGLRYLHEFADEATTTAGFISGGSTFSVTNAEAPRDAVQLDLSYECIRDKENTVRVGYTLEAKEDYLAHQLSLRMTF, encoded by the coding sequence ATGATTCGCTACAGTCGCTATGCTTTGCTCTCTTTGACTTTATCTGCCACCCTGTTACATGCAACTGATTTTACAATTGCAAGCAACACAACGAGTACAAGTGCTATCAGTATTCTAACAGGAACAAGCACTGTTACGCTTCAAGAAGATGCAACACTTTTGGTGAGTTCAGGAAGGGCTATTGATAGTAGCGCTGGAACACCCAATATTACTATTTCGATCGCCGAAGGTGCTGTGATAGAAGCTTCAGGAGGTAGCTCTTCAGAAGCAATCCGTTTTGATCGAGCCGCTACTACGTTTATTCTTAATAACGAAGGTTCCATCATTCAAAGTGGTACGGCACTTGATGGTAGTCGTGCTATTAAAGCCGATAAAAACTTTTCAGTAGGTGGCACTATTAACAATGGCTCTGCCATCGGTTCTTCTGCTTTAATTTCTGCAAGCAATAATGATGCAATCCGCATTGGTAGCAATGTGACATTAAATAACTATGGAACAATTATTTCTACAGGTATCGTAAACACGAAAGATGCAGATGGCTCGCATGATGATATTAGTGCTTACGACGGTGTTGCAGTAGAAGATGATAGAACCAATGCCGTTATTAACAATTGGGGTACGATTAGTGGTCCTCGTCATGGTATTGATTTGGGCGATGGGAGTAGCGCTACGATCACCAACTATGCAACAGGCGTTATTACAGGCAATAATGGCTCAGGTGTTGGCAGTGATAGTACCGCAACCGTCATAAACTATGGAACCATTACAGGAAGTTATGCAGGAGCATGGAACGTTTACACAGGAAATGATCCGACATCCCTTAACGGCGACGGTGACGGTGTTGACATTGATGGTATTGCGACCATTACCAACTATGGAACGATTCAAGGCTTAGGTGCGGGTGGAGTGGATTCATCAGGTTATGCCAACGGTGCTGAAGGAATTGCTGCGGGTGGCGGTACGATTACCAATTATGCTGGTGCAATGATTTACGGACAATCCGTGGGTATTCTGATCGATGATGGCGCCAATGGTACGGTAATGAGTTCAGGCAGAGGAACCTCGACTGCAGTGGGCGGAGCAGCTATAATTACAAATAGCGGTACGATTCAAGGAGCAACCAAAGCGGCGATTGGATTGGTTGGGGATTACGATGATGTGATTGTCAATAACGCTACGGGTGTCATAATCGGCGGAAGCAGTGCCGTTTTGGTCGATGCACTCTCATCCACAACCGCAGGTGCGGCGATTCAAATGGGAGCGGGAGACGATACTTTAACCAATTATGGAGCGATTACAGGGCAAAATGGACTTGCGATTGATCTGGGAAGTGGCGATGATACGCTGTCTCTCTTAGGGGGCACGATTAGCGGAACCATTGTGGGAGGATTGGGTGATGATACGGTTGTTTTAGGCAGCGCCCAAACCTTGAGTGCTCGTACATCGCTCAGTGGATTTGAAAATTTGACAACGCAAAGCGGCGCGATTCTTGAGACACGTTTGAGCGGAACGTCTGCAGAGACGCTCAGTTTTTCAGGGACGGTCACATTAGCCGATGGAACTATCATTAAACCCGTTATTGTAGGCAGTGTCTCAAATGGTTTAAATTCCACCATTCTAACGGCAGGCACGCTGAATGCGAATGTTTCTCAGCTCAGCATTCTCGATACTTCAGCCCTTGTCAATTTTTCACTGAGCCAAACAGGCAATGATCTTATAGTGACATCTACCTACGATACCACAACGCTCAATGCGATGAGTTCCAACAATCAAGCACTTTTTAACGCATTGGGTTCCGATGACTCCTCATCGCTTTTAAACAGCCTCTATGCGCTTTCCTCAAACGAAGAGGTTAAAAATGCGATGAAACAGCTCAGTCCAACGACCAACAATAGCGTTGCACAAACCGTTAATGTCGCGCAAAATACACTCTTTGGAGCCTTTTCACACCGAATGAATAATGTCAGCTCTCCAACACAAAGCGGTCTTTCTGCAGGGGATGAAGCAGAGGGAACCTACTGGATGGAGATCTTGGGCAATACGGCAAAACAAAAGAGTTACAAAGGCTCAGATGGCTACCGAGTAGACGCCGTGGGCGTTGCACTTGGGCATGAGTTGGAGCTAAGCTCCACAGAGATTTTTGGACTCTCTGGCGGATACACAGGTGCCAAAAGTTACGGCAGAGATGAAAGCCAAGGCGACAACACCTCCATTAACTCTTTACATGTAGGCGCTTATTATGGGAAAACAGACCAAGACTATACGTTAAACAGTTCAGTGATTGGAACCTTTAACCACTACAATGGCAAACGTGCCGTCTCATTTTCGGGCTTTGATGAAACCGAAGAGAGCTCATACAACGGTTATGCACTCGGTGCCTTAGTGGAAGCGGGAATCCCTTTAAAAGGTGGTTTCAAACCTTTGATAGGAGCGCAATACAGCTACAACTGGACGCAAAGCTACACTGAAAAAGGAGGCTCGGGAGCGTTACATGTAAACGCCAATGACGCCTCTTCAATTAAGAGTATTGTAGGAGCGGAATATGCGTATCGCGATGGCAATGATGCAACCTATCTTGTGGGACTTCGCTACTTGCATGAATTTGCCGATGAAGCCACCACAACAGCAGGATTTATCAGTGGCGGCTCGACCTTTAGTGTCACCAATGCCGAAGCACCAAGAGACGCGGTGCAATTAGACCTCTCGTATGAATGTATACGCGACAAAGAGAACACCGTTCGCGTCGGCTACACCCTAGAAGCTAAAGAGGATTATCTTGCGCATCAATTGAGTTTAAGAATGACCTTCTAA
- a CDS encoding diguanylate cyclase domain-containing protein, whose product MFTLKYDSFDKIKNSIIARVILFACVMILIGGLTRYYLSVNTIHSNLFKIISIHQEALANEAAKEITHDIDVRKTLLSHIASRMPLGLLESPSQLQRWLGELHGFNPLFSSALFVLNEEGSLIAGTGSELLEGEKAYASDDFFKRAFTHEFVIGTLKVSKRLNEPVLSMAMPIKDALGHVRAIVVGMTYYDATFFNRVLNGRIGKTGGFLLIDAKQQIFIAAANKELILKPTPPKGKNLLHDKALEGFRGSDITINTDGIEELSAIASIPNTDWFVVSRIQTKEAFAMEGNIKTTLIQAHIISLIIAPTILFLFLFFFFRPLRTSASLANKMSLGEVPLKPLPIKRMDEVGYLTVAFNRLMAMLLASQKELKEIAHYDYLTKLPNRFLMVDRLEQALARCARNNTHVALFFMDLDGFKAINDSLGHSAGDEALVEVAKRFSALIRESDTLARVGGDEFVMVLSDLDSDLASATNAAHLVARKCIEALKEPFLFQGNAKILGVSIGMAMGDKESRVDTLIVEADTKMYKAKNAIHSNFTE is encoded by the coding sequence GTGTTTACGCTGAAATACGATAGTTTTGATAAAATTAAAAATAGCATTATTGCGAGGGTTATTTTATTTGCATGTGTTATGATTCTTATTGGGGGATTAACACGGTATTACCTCTCCGTCAATACCATCCATTCAAATCTTTTTAAAATTATTTCGATTCATCAAGAAGCGCTTGCCAACGAGGCGGCTAAAGAGATCACGCATGATATAGATGTTCGCAAAACGTTGCTTTCACACATCGCTTCTCGCATGCCTTTAGGATTGCTTGAAAGTCCAAGTCAACTTCAAAGATGGCTTGGTGAGTTGCATGGGTTTAATCCGCTCTTCTCCAGTGCTTTGTTTGTGCTCAATGAAGAGGGAAGTTTGATCGCAGGGACGGGTTCTGAACTGTTAGAGGGTGAAAAAGCGTATGCTAGTGATGATTTTTTTAAGCGTGCGTTTACCCACGAGTTTGTGATTGGAACCCTGAAGGTCAGTAAGCGTTTAAACGAGCCCGTTCTTTCTATGGCGATGCCGATCAAAGATGCTTTGGGGCATGTGCGTGCCATTGTGGTAGGGATGACGTATTACGATGCCACGTTTTTCAATCGTGTCCTCAATGGGCGCATTGGCAAGACAGGCGGTTTCTTGCTGATTGATGCGAAACAGCAAATTTTCATTGCTGCGGCGAACAAAGAGCTGATACTCAAGCCCACACCTCCAAAAGGGAAAAACCTCTTGCATGACAAAGCGTTGGAGGGTTTTAGAGGCAGTGATATCACGATCAACACCGATGGTATCGAAGAATTATCGGCGATTGCCTCCATTCCCAACACCGACTGGTTTGTTGTTTCTCGCATCCAAACTAAAGAGGCTTTTGCGATGGAAGGTAATATTAAAACAACCCTAATTCAAGCTCACATTATTAGTCTCATCATTGCTCCAACCATACTGTTTCTTTTCTTGTTTTTCTTTTTTAGACCGCTTCGAACGTCGGCTTCTTTGGCAAACAAAATGTCTCTTGGCGAAGTTCCTCTCAAACCACTGCCGATCAAGAGAATGGATGAAGTGGGGTATTTGACGGTTGCGTTTAACCGCTTGATGGCGATGCTTTTAGCGAGTCAAAAAGAACTGAAAGAGATCGCACACTATGACTATCTGACCAAGCTTCCTAACCGTTTTTTGATGGTCGATCGGTTGGAGCAAGCTTTGGCACGGTGTGCACGAAATAATACACACGTGGCGCTATTTTTTATGGATTTGGATGGATTTAAGGCGATCAATGACTCTTTGGGGCACAGTGCAGGAGATGAAGCACTGGTTGAGGTTGCAAAGCGTTTTTCAGCATTGATACGCGAGAGTGATACATTAGCGCGTGTGGGCGGTGATGAATTTGTAATGGTGCTGAGTGACCTTGATAGCGATCTCGCTTCTGCAACAAATGCCGCACATTTAGTTGCACGAAAGTGTATTGAAGCCTTAAAAGAGCCCTTCTTATTTCAAGGCAATGCCAAAATCTTGGGAGTCTCCATCGGTATGGCAATGGGCGACAAAGAGAGCAGGGTTGATACCTTGATAGTTGAGGCGGATACAAAAATGTATAAAGCTAAAAATGCAATACATTCCAATTTTACTGAATAG
- the hemJ gene encoding protoporphyrinogen oxidase HemJ, with protein sequence MEYYSWILTFHVMSFMSWMAMLFYLPRLFVYHVEHAHKSEFVEVVKIQEYKIYKYIGLPAFWATLLSGAAMLIINPILFESGEWLYAKLTVVALLTAYSFSLEYYRVQLENDECTQSGKFFRAYNEVPTLLSILIVAYVVVKTFSLLFTSITIAFFAFVIYMIFQQPKHKG encoded by the coding sequence ATGGAGTATTACAGTTGGATTTTAACCTTTCACGTTATGTCGTTTATGTCGTGGATGGCGATGCTTTTTTATCTGCCGCGTCTTTTTGTCTACCATGTTGAACACGCACATAAAAGCGAATTTGTCGAAGTGGTGAAGATTCAAGAGTACAAAATCTATAAGTACATCGGTCTGCCTGCCTTTTGGGCAACACTTTTAAGCGGTGCGGCGATGCTGATCATCAACCCTATTTTATTTGAATCAGGCGAATGGCTTTACGCTAAATTAACGGTAGTTGCGCTTTTAACCGCTTACTCCTTTTCATTGGAATACTACCGTGTGCAGTTGGAAAACGATGAATGCACTCAAAGTGGCAAATTCTTCCGCGCATACAATGAAGTGCCAACCCTGCTCTCTATTTTGATCGTCGCTTACGTTGTGGTCAAAACGTTTTCACTGCTTTTTACTTCCATTACGATCGCTTTTTTTGCCTTTGTCATTTACATGATTTTCCAGCAACCGAAACATAAAGGATGA
- the cowN gene encoding N(2)-fixation sustaining protein CowN: MDEIRDRYVSFHNIDCYENATQVLDAMYELFELYPEAKDGLWIRFETLIPKDYKAIFAKHDSKDILYHICSHVFYLSALFETYAFEKGIELMEKAEMECC; this comes from the coding sequence ATGGACGAAATTCGCGATCGATATGTCAGTTTTCATAACATCGACTGCTATGAAAATGCGACCCAAGTGTTAGATGCGATGTATGAGCTTTTTGAGCTTTACCCTGAAGCGAAAGATGGTTTGTGGATTCGTTTTGAGACGTTGATACCTAAAGATTACAAGGCTATTTTTGCTAAGCATGATTCTAAGGACATTTTGTACCACATCTGCTCGCATGTTTTTTATCTTTCGGCTCTTTTTGAAACGTATGCGTTTGAAAAAGGAATCGAATTGATGGAAAAAGCTGAAATGGAATGCTGTTAA
- a CDS encoding DUF86 domain-containing protein yields the protein MASMYDKELVLDILEQIIEAIVIVQERCAFATCQNDFMDTKEGQEKLDSICMKLIAIGESLKNIDKITDKKLLTAYPQIEWKKIKGIRDFISHHYFDLDAEMIFGICKNNIADVLMVLKQMQNDLGKKL from the coding sequence ATGGCATCTATGTATGATAAAGAGCTCGTTCTTGATATTTTAGAACAGATTATCGAAGCTATCGTGATCGTACAAGAGCGATGTGCGTTTGCAACCTGTCAAAATGACTTTATGGACACCAAAGAGGGACAAGAAAAATTAGACAGCATTTGTATGAAGCTCATCGCCATAGGTGAAAGTTTAAAAAACATCGACAAAATCACCGATAAAAAGCTTTTGACCGCTTACCCACAGATTGAGTGGAAAAAGATAAAAGGGATTCGAGATTTTATATCGCATCACTATTTTGATTTGGATGCAGAAATGATATTTGGTATTTGTAAAAACAATATTGCTGATGTGTTGATGGTGCTTAAGCAGATGCAAAATGACTTGGGAAAAAAGCTTTAA
- the mntA gene encoding type VII toxin-antitoxin system MntA family adenylyltransferase antitoxin translates to MKKDAILVYLKNHKDEFAQKYHISNIALFGSFARDENRDDSDIDIAIDTSLSDYFLLYDFKERLEKAFDTKVDVVRLREKMNPALKKRILRDGIYV, encoded by the coding sequence GTGAAAAAAGATGCGATTTTGGTGTACTTGAAAAATCACAAAGATGAATTTGCTCAAAAATACCATATTTCAAACATTGCCCTCTTTGGTTCATTTGCACGAGATGAAAACCGTGATGACAGCGACATCGACATAGCCATAGACACGAGCCTGAGTGATTATTTTTTGCTTTATGATTTCAAAGAGCGTTTAGAAAAAGCATTTGATACAAAAGTAGATGTCGTAAGACTGCGAGAAAAGATGAATCCTGCTTTAAAAAAGAGGATTTTAAGGGATGGCATCTATGTATGA
- a CDS encoding EAL domain-containing protein — translation MRKELKYELKYGRIHPLTELPDRQRFVNTLANSTANKLALLNVNGFWNFNHTFGYEVGDQILKTISQRLKRRFSGAVVFHLGADLFAILAGKEVALEHFLQNIESCLWYFGYSPIEVANERIYTPLRIGVAIGYDDLFLNAEFAIKQAKRIGKDLMVYDAAIPSLCTPQSTARADVEWERTIREGLKKGRFDVFAQSIEGGKIPKFECLVRLHHPDGRIISPYLFLDHAKRANLYGAITKIVIQKSFVFFADKHAEFSINLALSDILDQNRIDFLFEKMYEFNVADRLTVEVTEGEGIENHPEVISFLSSLKSQGVKIAIDDFGTGYSNFEYLVKLQADFIKIDGSLIKNIHKNAIHKAVVETMVTFAQKMRMQTVAEFVANEEIYLTCKELGIDYFQGYHFSEPKPFASLVLR, via the coding sequence ATGCGAAAAGAGCTCAAGTACGAATTAAAATACGGCAGAATTCACCCTCTCACCGAACTGCCCGATCGTCAGCGCTTTGTCAACACCCTTGCAAACTCAACCGCCAATAAACTCGCCCTCCTCAACGTCAATGGCTTTTGGAATTTCAATCACACCTTTGGCTACGAAGTCGGCGATCAAATCTTAAAAACCATCTCACAAAGACTCAAACGTCGCTTTTCAGGAGCCGTCGTTTTTCACTTGGGTGCCGATCTTTTTGCGATTCTTGCAGGAAAAGAGGTCGCGCTTGAACACTTCTTGCAAAATATCGAATCATGCCTCTGGTATTTTGGTTACTCGCCCATCGAAGTGGCGAATGAGCGCATCTACACACCGCTTCGCATCGGTGTTGCCATCGGCTACGACGACCTTTTTCTCAACGCCGAATTTGCGATCAAACAGGCTAAACGCATTGGCAAAGATTTGATGGTGTACGATGCTGCGATTCCTTCGTTGTGCACGCCCCAATCCACTGCAAGAGCCGATGTTGAGTGGGAGCGGACGATTCGTGAGGGGCTGAAAAAAGGGCGTTTTGATGTCTTTGCGCAAAGTATCGAAGGGGGTAAAATCCCCAAATTTGAGTGCTTGGTGCGTCTGCATCACCCCGATGGGCGCATTATCTCGCCGTACCTTTTTTTAGACCATGCCAAACGTGCCAATCTGTATGGCGCGATCACCAAAATCGTCATTCAAAAATCGTTTGTTTTTTTTGCTGACAAACACGCCGAATTTTCGATCAACCTCGCACTCAGTGATATACTAGATCAAAACCGCATCGACTTTTTGTTTGAAAAAATGTACGAATTTAACGTAGCAGATCGCTTGACCGTTGAAGTCACCGAGGGCGAAGGCATCGAAAATCACCCCGAAGTGATCTCGTTTTTAAGCTCACTCAAAAGCCAAGGTGTGAAAATCGCCATCGATGATTTTGGAACAGGCTACTCGAATTTTGAATACCTCGTCAAACTCCAAGCCGATTTCATCAAGATCGATGGAAGCTTAATTAAAAACATCCACAAAAACGCCATCCACAAAGCCGTCGTCGAAACCATGGTCACCTTCGCACAAAAAATGCGCATGCAAACTGTCGCAGAATTCGTCGCAAACGAAGAGATATACCTTACATGTAAAGAGCTTGGGATTGACTATTTTCAGGGGTACCATTTCAGTGAACCTAAGCCGTTTGCGAGTTTAGTGCTTCGGTAA
- a CDS encoding alpha/beta hydrolase yields MVQKLFFALLTLVLFQSLHAGILRDRLSLGGEEDEEKEARFSKEIRLIANVSYGADAKERLDVYTPLHVNTSSLSPVIFMVHGGAWRIGDKTSQSVVENKVNYWVKKGYIVISTNYKMLPDAPVSEQVKEVAKALGFAQEKSASWGGNRAQFIVMGHSAGAHIIVMIASSNALYATNAITPPIAAISLDSAVMDTPALMSAKHMRLYDHAFGSDPAYWQSLSPFHQLSSARMPLLAVCSTKRDDSCSQAEKFLQKAASLGTKTLLLKENMSHKEINQLLGYDATYTKAVDDFLKSVIVQ; encoded by the coding sequence ATGGTTCAGAAACTCTTTTTTGCGCTTTTAACGCTTGTACTCTTTCAAAGTTTGCACGCAGGCATTTTGCGCGATCGTTTGAGTCTTGGAGGCGAAGAGGATGAAGAGAAAGAAGCACGGTTTTCCAAAGAGATTCGTCTCATCGCCAATGTCAGCTATGGAGCAGATGCCAAAGAGCGTTTGGACGTTTACACCCCTTTACATGTAAACACCTCCTCCCTCTCACCCGTCATCTTTATGGTACACGGCGGGGCATGGCGCATTGGCGATAAAACGTCTCAAAGCGTGGTGGAAAACAAGGTCAATTATTGGGTCAAAAAAGGCTACATCGTCATCTCCACCAACTACAAAATGCTCCCCGATGCACCGGTGAGCGAGCAGGTCAAAGAAGTAGCGAAAGCGCTCGGGTTTGCGCAAGAAAAAAGTGCCTCTTGGGGCGGGAACAGAGCTCAATTTATTGTGATGGGACACTCCGCTGGAGCGCATATCATCGTGATGATCGCCTCTTCAAACGCCTTGTACGCTACTAACGCTATCACACCACCCATCGCAGCTATTTCACTCGACAGCGCGGTGATGGACACACCAGCCCTGATGAGTGCCAAGCATATGCGCTTGTACGATCACGCGTTTGGAAGCGATCCTGCGTATTGGCAAAGCCTCTCACCGTTTCATCAACTAAGCTCCGCTCGTATGCCGCTTCTCGCGGTTTGCTCCACCAAACGGGATGACTCTTGCTCCCAAGCCGAGAAATTTCTTCAAAAAGCGGCTTCCCTTGGAACCAAGACGCTGTTGCTTAAAGAGAATATGAGCCACAAAGAGATCAATCAATTATTGGGATATGACGCCACCTACACCAAAGCGGTCGATGATTTTTTAAAGAGTGTGATAGTACAATAA